A region of the Ranitomeya imitator isolate aRanImi1 chromosome 10, aRanImi1.pri, whole genome shotgun sequence genome:
actgtataaatctgtatgtagtgagctccttctagtggtggctgtataaatctgtatgtagtgagctccctctagtggtggctgtatacatctgtatgtagtgagctccctctagtggtggctgtataaatctgtatgtagtgagctccctctagtggtggctgtatacatctgtatgtagtgagctccctctagtggtgactgtataaatctgtatgtagtgagctccttctagtggtggctgtataaatctgtatgtagtgagctccctctagtggtgactgtataaatctgtatgtagtgagctccccctagtggtggctgtataagtctttatgtagtgagctccccctagtgttggttGCAGATAACTGTTATGGTGTTGTCAAGCAGAGAAAGTAATTTAAAGCACAGTTTACAATCAGTGaattttaaaggaacctgtcacatcCAGAAAAGCTTTTTACTTGAAGGTATCGCATTAATCTGGAGGAAACCTTCACATTCCCCCTCCAGTAATTTTATATCTGCAAGTAAATAGCGTTTGAGAACCTGAATAGATTGCAACTTGTCAGAGCTGAGGATTTGTTACAAGTGTATCCAGTCTGTGAGACAAAGTGGTATCTCCGTTGTCCAGGTTGTGACATTGTATCAGTGCAGGCAAATTGTATCACAAATGATTGTGTCAACTGTAGCAAACCCCCAGCTGTGAGAAATATTGGCCACGGATGAGATTACAACCCCGGATACAAAGAAGAATTCGTTATAATTGGCTTTGAGTTTTCAGGAAAGTTTCCCAACGATTCTAGATCTCGACTTCCCTCACTTGCTACTGTGTCACTGTGGATATTAGGAGGGGGCATTATGGCGTTTAAAGACCCCCTGATCCTTACCCGGCGGCCGCAGCCCATGCCACTCTGAGAGCCAATCCTGTCAATCCGAGAGCCGAAGCAATCTGAAGACCTCCGCATGCTCCGGGGGGCATTGAGCAGCTCGCGCAGCTTGTTCTTCAGTGGAGAGATCTTCTCAGGCGGAGTCCAGGACCCTCTGCTGTAGCCCATGTCTGCGGGGGGCCGGGCGGCTTCTCCAGCCCATGATGGAGCTGAATTAGAAGACTGGAGGGGATCGGACGAATCATAGTTTCCAATAAACAAGTCTTGACCTTGGACTTCTGGTTCTTCTACGGGAAGTTTATCTTCTAAACGTTCTAGGAGACCCTACAGAAAAAGAAACGTGTCCACGTCACACACCGCTGCCGCCTGATAGAACCGGTGACTTCTATGGTAGCGTCACTTTAAGAGGCAAACACAGGAGCCTCGCTTTGTAGCCATCTTACTGGGGAATTGCCTTTTCAGCGATTTCCTTATTTATAGCTACTGGCGGAGTTGGAATTTTCCCGCAGCCACCCAGTGGGAATGATCAGAGAGGCTGATACATTGTGCACCGCTGCAATATCGGGGATCATAGTATAAACACTTAGAGAATGTCCTGGATATAAATAGTAAGGACAAAAAACTCCGGATAATATAGTACCAACAATGGGTGAGAAAAATACACCAACAAAAAGAGTGTAATCCTATAAATAAGGAAGTctcgacgaaacgtgcgttggggcggcagggaccaaCCTGATACCGGCACTTTGCTCTTCATTCTATTTGTGAGTATATCATGCCTCCATTTGCAGCTTAGCACCGCACTTTATGACCTTATTTTGGCCTTCATTTTTGAGGCACTATGCACTTTGCGTCTTGATGCAATGTCTTTAGCTGTAAGAAATTTATATATGGACATATGTTGTCCTGCTATACGTTACGGTCACTCTATGGAGCATTGAATTCCTACTTATTTGCTGTTTAGGGCATTAGGGGCTGGCCAGGTTTGTGTCCTGTTACTGGTTTCCAGTGGTTCTTATTTTATGTCTgtatttttatgtatttatattCTTCTCGGTGTACAATAAAATTATTTATAGGATTATACTCTTTTTGTTGGTGTATTTTTCTCACACATTGTTGGTAATATCGGGGATCATTCAAGCAATTGCTAATATTGCAATTCCCCAATATAAGATGTAGACCTGATTCCCATTAAGCCACTTATATACAATAAAATATGGACTAAAGGTCATAAAAGGCGCTGATGACTTTGGAGTTTTGGGGTCCCCAGATAATTTCTCACCCCCCTTGTAGCACACCATATAATCACTGGGGCTTTGTCTGCTGCAGAAATAGGGGCCTTAGCCACCCTGGTGGGTTACAGATACCAGCAGGGAACACTTCTCTCAGCTCCATAACCCCCATTACTTCTATGGAGAATGACCTTGCAGCTCGTTGTGGAGGTCCCATTTGCAGGGTCAGAAGGAAAGACCCCCAAACCATCACATGCACATGACATTTATGGCATCGCTGTCCTATTGTAGTGAAGGGTCTCCATCAGAGGTTTGGGCAGCTGTCACCGCTGATCCCCCCCATAAGCACCAGCAGGTTGGCATCTACAGTGGGCACAGGATCACTTATCCTGCAGACTATAGACAGGAGCGAGAAGATGAGCTCAGAGTCTGTCCACAATGTCCACGTGCAGAAAACTTATTGCAAATTTCAAAGTTTTTCAATGAGGCATGGAGATGAGTGGTACCAAAGGGAATGGAGATGAGTGGTACCAAAGGGAATGGAGAAGAGTGGTGCCAAAGGGAATGGAGATGAGTGGTACCAAAGGGAATGGAGATGAGTGGTACCAAAGGGAATGGAGATGAGTGGTACCAAAGGGCATGGAGAAGAGTGGTGCCAAAGGGAATGGAGATGAGTGGTACCAAAGGGCATGGAGAAGAGTGGTGCCAAAGGGAATGGAGATGAGTGGTACCAAAGGGAATGGAGATGAGTGGTACCAAAGGGCATGGAGATGAGTGGTACCAAAGGGAATGGAGATGAGTGGTGCCAAAGGGAATGGAGATGAGTGGTACCAAAGGGAATGGAGATGAGTGGTACCAAAGGGAATGGAGATGAGTGGTACCAAAGGGAATGGAGATGAGTGGTACCAAAGGGCATGGAGAAGAGTGGTGCCAAAGGGAATGGAGATGAGTGGTACCAAAGGGAATGGAGATGAGTGGTGCCAAAGGGAATGGAGATGAGTGGTACCAAAGGGCATGGAGATGAGTGGTACCAAAGGGCATGGAGAAGAGTGGTGCCAAAGGGAATGGAGATGAGTGGTACCAAAGGGAATGGAGATGAGTGGTACCAAAGGGCATGGAGATGAGTGGTACCAAAGGGAATGGAGATGAGTGGTGCCAAAGGGAATGGAGATGAGTGGTACCAAAGGGCATGGAGAAGAGTGGTGCCAAAGGGAATGGAGATGAGTGGTACCAAAGGGCATGGAGAAGAGTGGTGCCAAAGGGAATGGAGATGAGTGGTACCAAAGGGAATGGAGATGAGTGGTACCAAAGGGCATGGAGATGAGTGGTACCAAAGGGAATGGAGATGAGTGGTGCCAAAGGGAATGGAGATGA
Encoded here:
- the NPPA gene encoding natriuretic peptides A; the encoded protein is MGTSILGDFTCLLLLLALTKVHGGPAYSSMISSDLSDLKGLLERLEDKLPVEEPEVQGQDLFIGNYDSSDPLQSSNSAPSWAGEAARPPADMGYSRGSWTPPEKISPLKNKLRELLNAPRSMRRSSDCFGSRIDRIGSQSGMGCGRRFSRESEAQQA